In Stieleria varia, one genomic interval encodes:
- a CDS encoding protein kinase — protein sequence MRRVIKVGGSLLLRPDLVPLVTHWIESQPTGENLIIVGGGELIDAIRHLDAIEPADASETHWRCVRLLDHTFEHLIARAPTWNVVSEGPLEPDKVFSQDTPTLIRVGVFYSPDAQAPMPHDWRTTTDAIAAFLAHRLGADEAVLLKACEIPASASIPELIQQRIVDEAITMAGYPMSQIRFEQLSPNPT from the coding sequence AGCCTGTTGCTCAGGCCCGACCTCGTCCCACTCGTCACACATTGGATCGAGTCGCAACCGACCGGCGAGAACTTGATCATCGTAGGCGGCGGCGAATTGATCGACGCGATTCGGCACCTGGATGCCATTGAGCCGGCTGATGCGTCCGAAACTCATTGGCGTTGTGTCCGTTTGCTGGATCACACCTTTGAGCATTTGATCGCCAGAGCACCGACTTGGAATGTCGTCTCAGAGGGACCTCTGGAGCCGGACAAGGTGTTCTCGCAAGACACCCCAACACTCATTCGCGTGGGCGTCTTTTACAGCCCTGATGCCCAGGCTCCGATGCCACACGACTGGCGCACGACGACGGACGCCATCGCGGCCTTCCTGGCCCATCGACTTGGGGCAGACGAAGCCGTCTTGCTCAAGGCCTGCGAGATCCCAGCCTCCGCGTCTATCCCGGAACTGATCCAGCAGCGAATCGTGGACGAAGCAATCACGATGGCAGGCTACCCAATGTCACAGATACGATTCGAGCAACTCTC